The Camelus dromedarius isolate mCamDro1 unplaced genomic scaffold, mCamDro1.pat HAP1_SCAFFOLD_185, whole genome shotgun sequence DNA window cctgccctccccggccccgcccagctgtcccataagcctccccccacccccgtcctggctgcgccctggctcccattggctccgcaagttctgccctcgcacaactagactcgggaggacgcacgacgcaagcgctaggggagggccccgcggagttgccatggttacaggcgccacgctctgcgcgggccggcgtgcgcttctggggcgggtagcgggctccggaagtgtgcagctgcccgggaccatggcggtgcttgctgctggggatggcggcttgctcggccgggcgactagttctggcctggtcagtcggcggccgacatcctgtctggggcggcgtcccacagacggtaaacgtacgtccgcgccgtcggcggggccggcggacatgaaccggggtgggatcggggttggggcggtggccggggagggctgtggtgccggggagcgtgttggggcggggcggggcagggcttgggcacagcctcaagctttcctccccctcaggcaatggggctggggccgcgagtctgggtcgcccttggtggccgcggcctcccagaaccccccgggaagggcaggcggaggacccatcttagatgaagcggggccttacccgggttttgaagagccccagaatcagatgttggaatggggtggcttatcagccttgtttatctgcagggaaatttcagttccatccagatgttggttccttcagtcaacctcaggaaaaagacacaagggtcagtgccgataagcagttatctagggcttgactcaaaataaactatgcggggtgtagggatggtagatgggaccctccctcttgaagttagcagtcttctgggattagaggccccagttgaggattacatcctcatctgcagtaatggagcttgtgagaaacacacagagaagggaggggtgttttggcggtaactcattacagaatccaggacccttgcctggctcttgtgtagaagagtctcgccttggatagggcaacagttatcaaagtgtatccaaggcccctgaggtgcaagaccattttcatagaaacgccgggatgtcacctgccttttgcacactcttgctctcccgagttcctgcggggttttccagggaaaacctggcctgcgatatcacaaaacagggaatgcagaggcagataggagaattcagctctcaccagtccaaaagagatttgcagaaattaaaatcactgctattcttctcactaatgatttttcttttgaaaaatagaaatatattttgtttaagagtattaatggtaacatacagtagattgttaatatttttaagtgaattcatacactttctctaacttcttatttaacttctaacacaggaaatagtgatagattaaactcacataaatagcagccttttggagttctcagtaattgttaagagtgtatagggttctgtagaacaagaagtttgagagcccctggagaacgggtgctcagatgCTAGTCGGGTGCTTAgtggtgttagacggatgccaagatgtcttccgcaactgctcccggacttgaagtaattggccacatggagatgggtgggcagtgcctccactttacaaaccagaagctgctgaatgtgtctggagtctaggccatgggctgtgcagggattcccgttgtatctgttctatctaagccgggattcctgtgcagaggcctggccctgaagacccgctctcctttgctcccagccaggtaccttctgtgtgacttcaaccctccagagggcttcaacctccttaggaacgtctgcatccacattgccttcctcctgaagaccctgctgaagatggaggagccggtactggtgctattcccttggggccacctctaccactggcagagccccgatccctggtccgactcctttgacctcccaagtctcaacagaaacatccctgacattgagtacgagcagttcgttgcaggtgaggtggtggtcatttaactggggccaggtggtctttgttctggttccgatctgaacatcgggccatcttactttgggcttgtcggtctgcttaggggccctgctcatgtttcctacactgcaggtgaatttggtttttccatagttttttcgggaagtcaatttgaagtgtatgagctctatgtcccctcccctctgaaaaccctggcctcctggtgagatgcagcggtgacaaggaggccactgccacagaggcccttgtcccagaaagagtcgctcgctgtgcagtcagggctgttcttacctgtaggaaaacacgatgtgtgtgtagcatgggccacgtgctggagaagatatgtaactgcccatccagtataatttggtcctgctcaagctacccattttaaattttgtaagagggaagagttcaagattttctttgaataaaggtatttagagcttatcaattttttttaaattgaaatgtgtttgatttacaatgttttgttagtttcagttatacagctgttttgttagtttcaggtatgcagcatagtgattcagttgtacatatacatagtctattctttttcaggttcttttccattataggttgcaagatactgaatattcttccctgtgttctacagtgaatccttgtcgtttgtctgttttacatatagtaatttgtatctgttaatcccaaactcctaagtttgttttataagtctgtgagtctgttttttgttttatagataagtccatttgtatcattattttaaaaattccacatataaatgatatcatatgatacttgtctttgtctaacttatttcacttagtgagataatctccagttccatccatgttgctgtaaatggccttatttccttctttgttatgactgagtaatattctgttatatctaaataccgcatctttatccagtcatctgtcagtgaatgtttaggttgcttctatgtcttggccattgtaaacagtgctcctgtgaaaattggggtgcagatatcttttggaatgaaggttccctctggttatatgcccaggagtgggattgctggattaggtgataagccttttttttttttttttttttttgtcttttgaggaatctccatactgttttccacagtggctgcaacaaactacattcccaccaacaatgtaggagggtttcctttcctccacagcctctccggcatttatggtttgtggacttttgaatgatggccattctgactggtgtgagatgataacattgtagttttgagttgcatttctctgataattgaacgatattaagcattttttatatgcctattggccatctgtgtgtcttcattggagaattgcttgtttagttgttctgcccatttttggatttggttgtttatttttttcttattaagttgtatggactatttatatagtctagaaattaagccatggtcagtctcatcttttgcaaatattttctcccattccataggttgtcttttagttttacttatggtttctattgctgtgcaaaagtttataagtttaattaggtctcatttatttattttggcttttatttctgttgcttgggttacttagattgccctacgaaaacattgctgagatgtatgtcaaataatgttttgcctatgttttcttgtgagaagtttatagtgtcgtgtgtaatatttaagtctttaagccattttgagtttgtttctttttggtttttttgcgactctaatgtatgcttttgatttgtggttaccttattcttcaaatatatcagcccattactatatctatttcctttagactgataatcacgtaggctccaacacatcctaagaataacgaagaaaaaaaagaaagaaaaaaatctacattttcttgctcccctctcccattcccaactctttttattttgatgtcctttttcatttttacatctttatgtttattctcttgcaactcgttattgcatttccaactatggttttcctgtttctatagcatcctgcttcctttctgtttagaatagaactttttaatgtctctgttaggttcaatattgctgagttatctcacctccccctcccaccttccccccaggcctctgaatcctcagtccagggaagctaaaccattctagccttcatcggttctgggaaagcaatcttcagagtgggaaaagacattgaaaaataatattctgtgagttgcattctacccttgcccagagatgagaaacatctgaaggtggaggaaaacagttggaggtggggaacacaaagtcttttctccttttgctactgaagaaatgattgcttttgtaattagtgatgatgccctttaaattggtgagatcgagattccacagcttcagcgcctgtgaataaccagctgggagaaagctctctagggcccctgcagtgggaaaggcagcccctctgagtacctgttgttctgtattcttcctgcctccacacgggttccctaggcaccgtgcaggacgatgcagttacccaaggtggaggacggggagacccctgctgtgtggcgagccacagaagcccacacttgaaggacaaaatgtagagtagtggggcggtcataggaacaggggatggttgagacccaggatggtgtcctggagtccagcagccaaggctggtggggcagatggggccctggggcatgggcagtccttgagggatctgaagcaaagataggaaccaagagactggattcgtgtgggggtacggcaccccttggaggctgcggggcagctcagtgggcccagggggagcaggcacttccccaaagctgggttgacaggtcacaaccaactcactggggaccgagaggcactgagtcatttttaactttttgtccctcttcctggaaaagaaactgctgcctgttaaatagcctgtgtcgttagtgagaattaaagacatgaagcaagattgcctcaaaagtcatccattgtgtagttgttaataagggtcaaatgaaaacttgaatagatgaaatgaagcattcatcagaggatttgaaactcctttaaaataaaaattcttgctgcctttgttcttcatttcagggttcacttggtgataataatcataaccaaagcaacagcaaacccttacagaactctgtcctgctgttccaggaacgctgtgttcatgacaacccaatgagttggcaccactatgcgttccactttaaaggtaaggacattcattagtcacacggctaataaatggcagagctgggacttgaacccgagCTCTCTGGACCCAGagacccctctcagccccttcactgcagctcatcacttggcatgcccgacacaggccagcatttacgagcagcgtgaccttggccaaggctgcttcactgcttggtctctgattcctcatctgtagaatgggggtgtgggcagtgaactctgtgagctcagtggtcacttcctccagctctgcaattctactgctttgagttagtatagtaagtatccgagcccctacatggcccacacatgggctggcgctttgctaggccctgggttacggagcaaagtaagatccgcctgctcctccgaggagcctgtgtccctccacggcaaacagctgcgaggcccaggctccctcgctggcggtcgggggctgggcaggaaagtctgataagagaagatggaggcagagcccctccgggaacagtggtggccacacagctctcaggagcgagagcctctgtccaggctgctgagagggggatcctcatgaggccagtagtccccccaacctaagccctcaggacaaagatccagccatccctgcagtgtcaccatagagccagtccatcctcatcactgtgcctctgtgctcctttgtcctggggcctctcttccccctacacccagaagactcttctccctctcttctctgagtgccccctcacttcacccgtggtccctgcttcctgggccaccatcactggagttgacgctttgcaccttaacaacccccgtttgatcaggagcctgggttggcctccttgtgctcactttccaccttcagatgattgctcctcccctcgtgggagcacatggaaaacccagatcctttcctagcagtgcctgccaccctggcctccctgctcatctgcctcagtcaggagcacctggaccaccagctctgtattgcctcgcctcctaccatcaagacgtcaaagttcattctccttccaccacccagtatggtcattgtagggtcttcttctctgtcagcctgagccagccaccccccattcaccctacccccgggctcatacccgggcgtgtctccacccaaggtccagcctctctcctttaagtgcccacctctagccgtccagcttcttctccaccagcctccctggccctccttcaccctcactggggcatcatgcgctgactcctctgctttcctgcctgtccacgttcctcttacttccacttccccaccttccagctctgcatccacagtcagcactctctttatgacagacaaaacccccttgagccttgaccttttcagttcctcaccaggccgacttccatctcggttcacccagctctacttgttctgagcctgcaggcagcaggctctcccagcacagatttccaagactacaaatcaatgcccaccatgttgccgctgccaggcaatcctccaggatttctctagtgagcacatttccccacttatcactcagtggtgtcaacattctctgctctctgcacacctctaaccttccctctgtctcttccctgactcccagcagatggccttgcctcctgcttcagagagaatgacatgtcactggaaaggaactcgctcacctgcagcaaacctgctcacctcaccttttatctgtccctctcccacctggactctagctgtagttgttcttaattcagtgagtttagttgacatatatatacacagttaaaagcatagcacactatcggctaccttctaggggttactttttcaatttaacatggagtgtgtgattcatccacttcattgcatgtacctgcagttcatttgttttaactgatcttaaatgttgtgtgtgtgaaagtaacacaaggcaagggtaagccaggattcaggatgctggttacttcctgtgagaaaaggccaagagcaggatagggaaagaggacacagtatgtcactgtcaatattcctgttatgatgctgggtgatagg harbors:
- the LOC135320840 gene encoding GDP-fucose protein O-fucosyltransferase 2-like isoform X5, giving the protein MVTGATLCAGRRALLGRVAGSGSVQLPGTMAVLAAGDGGLLGRATSSGLVSRRPTSCLGRRPTDGKPRYLLCDFNPPEGFNLLRNVCIHIAFLLKTLLKMEEPVLVLFPWGHLYHWQSPDPWSDSFDLPSLNRNIPDIEYEQFVAGL
- the LOC135320840 gene encoding GDP-fucose protein O-fucosyltransferase 2-like isoform X3, with the translated sequence MVTGATLCAGRRALLGRVAGSGSVQLPGTMAVLAAGDGGLLGRATSSGLVSRRPTSCLGRRPTDGKPRYLLCDFNPPEGFNLLRNVCIHIAFLLKTLLKMEEPVLVLFPWGHLYHWQSPDPWSDSFDLPSLNRNIPDIEYEQFVAGFTW
- the LOC135320840 gene encoding GDP-fucose protein O-fucosyltransferase 2-like isoform X2 codes for the protein MVTGATLCAGRRALLGRVAGSGSVQLPGTMAVLAAGDGGLLGRATSSGLVSRRPTSCLGRRPTDGKPRYLLCDFNPPEGFNLLRNVCIHIAFLLKTLLKMEEPVLVLFPWGHLYHWQSPDPWSDSFDLPSLNRNIPDIEYEQFVAGTLCS
- the LOC135320840 gene encoding GDP-fucose protein O-fucosyltransferase 2-like isoform X1: MVTGATLCAGRRALLGRVAGSGSVQLPGTMAVLAAGDGGLLGRATSSGLVSRRPTSCLGRRPTDGKPRYLLCDFNPPEGFNLLRNVCIHIAFLLKTLLKMEEPVLVLFPWGHLYHWQSPDPWSDSFDLPSLNRNIPDIEYEQFVAGEVVVI
- the LOC135320840 gene encoding GDP-fucose protein O-fucosyltransferase 2-like isoform X4, translated to MVTGATLCAGRRALLGRVAGSGSVQLPGTMAVLAAGDGGLLGRATSSGLVSRRPTSCLGRRPTDARYLLCDFNPPEGFNLLRNVCIHIAFLLKTLLKMEEPVLVLFPWGHLYHWQSPDPWSDSFDLPSLNRNIPDIEYEQFVAGEVVVI